Proteins encoded in a region of the Podarcis muralis chromosome 4, rPodMur119.hap1.1, whole genome shotgun sequence genome:
- the LOC114595142 gene encoding apical endosomal glycoprotein-like isoform X1 — translation MARLWVLWGALLGWAGSPFPSWGAYGNSSASTCNFACDRWDCSDESHCGYRNGLALPGAALACDFEGTTCGWEDVSTSGYRWHPGWGRGWVHGADPPFDHTLGTDQGWYMSTSEQPAKPPAAPARLRSPTLSDAASTCELRAWYSMAETGLNGSFTLELSHGGHVVPLWRSPASSSGAWRPLLAYTGRVRGAFQVTFSSVASVALDDVQFRNCGPQSSRSCAPDERPCLPSGCVAPARHCDGTEDCSDGSDEQGCETFFSCPFEEDWCRWAADANQSLSWARNCSSQVPSSPARPTRDHTTNTPEGHFIYVAGAQPGRAELFSPTLVVNGSCHLVLYAHLHGSDANRLNVYSQTETKRELILSRAGDLGDFWFRQEATFNGTEDFQIVLEGVIGKDPQSSIALDDLILSPGCIQQSGLLSAPRTEQPPGPVPCKDDQFACDSGARCLGSEQVCDFKADCDDDTDESQCGASNFTHGTGGWADVSVGRIQWVSAGRDPASPGLGLGQAPGQMLSLARATTPLLGPSSWACAVELQFNTGPQGFLALAVTDAAPGQWLWHAQGNGTAAWQHATVALGARERPFQLELLATEEDFALAIKSVAFLDCGASLSHPSGLSCNFESNLCGWFAEPGDGFEWRLHIGQDHTTGRGSFLSADPAAPGSRGRRARLVSAPQASLTLSNACLSFWYRLEGPQIGTFNLLVKSAGAAEEVLWTRAGTQGAAWRRASATIPQHLLPGFQVIFELLRDGFVGTVAVDDVALAPGPCAAPLRCNFEEPRACNVSGGGWVRWQGGGTSGQGPLHDRTLGTSEGHYMVADTSALAAGEAALLWTGTYLPLGGTHCVGFWYYLSTGDAGSLRASVEEEGRRQAEALAVGSMRHGSWRYANFTAEVSSEWQVAFAAEGDGGAVPSYVALDDLEVTPGSCLGAGSCDFESGTCGWRKPHGDWWSWDWAGAGADGRHISVQVGTGHHAARLTSETLEGTGCFHFRYRMAFQGKSAGNAELRVLLSGPQGERVVWRAASHQGWAWREERLLIDSGGEFQVVLEVGAGDWSGTGAIAVDDVAYVAGGGCEERRQESSSEGSSAPTLPWEAAVASAAACALFGGLLAWAVAHRCRKKCWPLEAPQFEAFDNVAFQDDQVRIVELPISAPTD, via the exons ATGGCACGCCTGTGGGTGCTGTGGGGTGCCCTGCTGGGCTGGG CTGGGTCTCCATTTCCTAGCTGGGGCGCCTATGGGAACTCAAGCGCCAGCACCTGCAACTTTGCCTGCGACCGCTGGGATTGCTCTGATGAGAGCCATTGCG GCTACCGGAATGGGCTGGCACTGCCAGGTGCTGCCTTGGCCTGCGATTTTGAAGGCACCACCTGCGGCTGGGAGGACGTCAGCACGTCTGGGTACCGGTGGCACCCAGGGTGGGGCAGAGGCTGGGTGCACGGCGCTGACCCCCCCTTCGACCACACGCTGGGCACCGACCAGG GCTGGTACATGAGCACCTCAGAGCAGCCAGCCAAGccgcctgccgcccctgcccgACTCCGCTCCCCGACCCTGAGCGACGCAGCCTCAACCTGTGAGCTCCGCGCCTGGTACAGCATGGCCGAGACAG GACTCAACGGGAGCTTCACATTGGAGTTGAGCCACGGCGGCCACGTTGTCCCCCTGTGGCGAAGCCCCGCCTCGTCCTCTGGTGcctggcgccccctgctggcctacacTGGAAGAGTCCGCGGTGCTTTCCAG GTGACCTTCTCCTCGGTGGCGAGCGTGGCGCTGGACGATGTGCAATTCAGGAACTGTGGCCCCCAAA GTTCCCGGAGCTGTGCCCCAGACGAGCGCCCGTGCCTGCCAAGCGGCTGCGTGGCCCCTGCCCGCCATTGTGATGGCACCGAGGACTGCAGCGACGGCAGCGACGAACAGGGTTGCG agaCCTTCTTCTCGTGCCCCTTCGAGGAGGACTGGTGCAGGTGGGCAGCGGATGCCAACCAGAGCCTCTCCTGGGCgaggaactgcagctcccaggtgCCGTCGTCCCCAGCCCGTCCCACCCGTGACCACACCACCAACACGCCGGAAG GGCACTTCATCTACGTTGCCGGCGCCCAGCCGGGCCGAGCTGAGCTGTTCAGCCCCACCCTGGTGGTGAACGGGTCCTGCCAT CTGGTGCTCTATGCCCACCTGCACGGGTCGGACGCCAACCGCCTGAACGTCTACTCCCAGACGGAGACGAAGAGGGAGCTGATCCTCAGCCGTGCCGGCGACCTGGGGGACTTCTGGTTCCGCCAGGAAGCCACTTTCAACGGCACCGAGGACTTCCAG ATTGTCCTTGAGGGCGTCATCGGGAAGGATCCCCAAAGCAGCATCGCTCTCGATGACCTGATCCTGTCTCCCGGTTGCATCCAGCAAAGCG GCCTGCTCTCCGCTCCCCGCACCGAGCAACCACCCGGACCGGTGCCCTGCAAGGACGACCAGTTTGCCTGTGACAGTGGGGCACGATGCCTCGGCAGCGAGCAAGTGTGTGACTTCAAGGCCGACTGCGACGACGACACtgacgagagccagtgtg GAGCCAGCAATTTCACCCATGGCACGGGCGGCTGGGCGGACGTCAGCGTGGGCCGGATCCAGTGGGTCAGCGCGGGGCGGGATCCTGCATCGCCcggcctgggcctgggccagGCTCCGGGGCAGATGCTCTCCCTGGCCAGGGCCACCACGCCGCTCCTGGGGCCTTCCAGCTGGGCCTGCGCCGTGGAGCTGCAGTTCAACACCGGCCCTCAAG ggtttctggctctggctgtcacCGACGCAGCGCCGGGCCAGTGGTTGTGGCACGCCCAGGGCAATGGCACCGCCGCCTGGCAGCACGCCACCGTGGCCCTGGGTGCGAGAGAACGGCCTTTCCAG CTGGAGCTCCTAGCGACGGAGGAGGATTTTGCCCTGGCCATCAAGAGCGTGGCCTTTCTGGACTGCGGTGCTTCTCTCTCGCACCCCTCAG GGCTGTCGTGCAACTTTGAGAGCAACCTGTGTGGGTGGTTTGCTGAGCCGGGCGACGGGTTTGAGTGGCGCCTCCACATTGGCCAGGACCACACGACGGGCAGAG GTTCTTTCCTCTCGGCGGACCCTGCGGCACCCGGATCCCGCGGCCGGCGGGCGAGGCTGGTCTCTGCCCCCCAAGCTTCGCTGACACTGTCCAACGCCTGCCTCTCCTTCTGGTACCGCCTGGAGGGGCCCCAGATTG gcaccttCAACCTGCTGGTGAAATCCGCCGGTGCCGCAGAGGAAGTTCTGTGGACCCGGGCGGGGACTCAGGGCGCCGCTTGGCGCCGTGCCTCGGCCACAAttccccagcatctgctgccCGGCTTCCAG GTGATCTTTGAGCTGCTCCGCGACGGCTTTGTGGGAACCGTGGCAGTGGACGACGTAGCACTGGCGCCCGGCCCCTGCGCCGCCCCCCTCCGCTGCAACTTTGAGGAGCCTCGCGCCTGCAATGTTTCGGGAGGAGGGTGGGTGCGGTGGCAGGGCGGCGGCACCTCAGGGCAAGGCCCGCTCCATGACCGCACCCTTGGCACGTCGGAGG GACACTACATGGTTGCCGACACCAGCGCCCTGGCAGCGGGAGAAGCGGCGCTGCTGTGGACGGGGACGTACCTGCCGCTGGGGGGCACCCACTGTGTCGGATTCTGGTACTACCTGAGCACTGGAGACGCAG GCTCTCTGCGCGCCTCCGTGGAGGAAGAGGGCAGGAGGCAAGCCGAGGCGCTGGCAGTGGGTTCAATGCGGCACGGGAGCTGGCGCTACGCAAATTTCACAGCGGAAGTTAGCAGCGAGTGGCAG GTGGCTTTTGCGGCAGAAGGCGATGGAGGGGCTGTGCCGTCGTATGTGGCGCTCGACGACCTTGAGGTGACACCGGGGAGCTGCCTCGGCGCTG GCTCATGCGATTTTGAATCCGGCACCTGTGGCTGGAGGAAGCCCCACGGTGATTGGTGGAGCTGGGATTGGGCCGGGGCGGGCGCCGACG GGCGCCACATCTCCGTCCAAGTGGGCACCGGACACCACGCCGCCCGCCTCACCAGCGAGACCCTTGAAGGCACCGGCTGCTTCCACTTCCGCTACCGCATGGCCTTCCAGGGGAAAAGTG cAGGCAATGCTGAGCTCCGGGTGCTCCTGTCCGGCCCGCAGGGGGAGCGTGTGGTCTGGCGGGCCGCCAGCCACCAAGGTTGGGCCTGGCGGGAGGAGAGGCTTCTCATTGACAGCGGTGGTGAGTTCCAG GTGGTGCTGGAAGTGGGCGCTGGCGATTGGTCCGGCACGGGTGCCATCGCGGTGGATGACGTAGCATACGTGGCAGGAGGTGGGTGCGAGGAGCGGCGCCAGGAGAGCAGTAGTGAAG ggagcaGTGCCCCCACCCTGCCTTGGGAGGCTGCCGTTGCATCCGCAGCCGCCTGCGCCCTTTTTGGGGGGCTCCTGGCCTGGGCCGTCGCTCACCGCTGTCGGAAGAAGTGCTGGCCGTTGGAGGCGCCCCAGTTCGAGGCCTTTGACAATGTTGCCTTCCAAGAC GACCAGGTTCGGATCGTGGAGCTGCCCATCAGCGCGCCAACAGACTAG
- the LOC114595142 gene encoding apical endosomal glycoprotein-like isoform X3 — protein MARLWVLWGALLGWAGSPFPSWGAYGNSSASTCNFACDRWDCSDESHCGYRNGLALPGAALACDFEGTTCGWEDVSTSGYRWHPGWGRGWVHGADPPFDHTLGTDQGWYMSTSEQPAKPPAAPARLRSPTLSDAASTCELRAWYSMAETGLNGSFTLELSHGGHVVPLWRSPASSSGAWRPLLAYTGRVRGAFQVTFSSVASVALDDVQFRNCGPQSSRSCAPDERPCLPSGCVAPARHCDGTEDCSDGSDEQGCETFFSCPFEEDWCRWAADANQSLSWARNCSSQVPSSPARPTRDHTTNTPEGHFIYVAGAQPGRAELFSPTLVVNGSCHLVLYAHLHGSDANRLNVYSQTETKRELILSRAGDLGDFWFRQEATFNGTEDFQIVLEGVIGKDPQSSIALDDLILSPGCIQQSGLLSAPRTEQPPGPVPCKDDQFACDSGARCLGSEQVCDFKADCDDDTDESQCGASNFTHGTGGWADVSVGRIQWVSAGRDPASPGLGLGQAPGQMLSLARATTPLLGPSSWACAVELQFNTGPQGFLALAVTDAAPGQWLWHAQGNGTAAWQHATVALGARERPFQLELLATEEDFALAIKSVAFLDCGASLSHPSGLSCNFESNLCGWFAEPGDGFEWRLHIGQDHTTGRGSFLSADPAAPGSRGRRARLVSAPQASLTLSNACLSFWYRLEGPQIGTFNLLVKSAGAAEEVLWTRAGTQGAAWRRASATIPQHLLPGFQVIFELLRDGFVGTVAVDDVALAPGPCAAPLRCNFEEPRACNVSGGGWVRWQGGGTSGQGPLHDRTLGTSEGHYMVADTSALAAGEAALLWTGTYLPLGGTHCVGFWYYLSTGDAGSLRASVEEEGRRQAEALAVGSMRHGSWRYANFTAEVSSEWQVAFAAEGDGGAVPSYVALDDLEVTPGSCLGAGSCDFESGTCGWRKPHGDWWSWDWAGAGADGRHISVQVGTGHHAARLTSETLEGTGCFHFRYRMAFQGKSAGNAELRVLLSGPQGERVVWRAASHQGWAWREERLLIDSGGEFQVVLEVGAGDWSGTGAIAVDDVAYVAGGGCEERRQESSSEGPGSDRGAAHQRANRLAPFSPEGCLPSWRVGLDDPQIPF, from the exons ATGGCACGCCTGTGGGTGCTGTGGGGTGCCCTGCTGGGCTGGG CTGGGTCTCCATTTCCTAGCTGGGGCGCCTATGGGAACTCAAGCGCCAGCACCTGCAACTTTGCCTGCGACCGCTGGGATTGCTCTGATGAGAGCCATTGCG GCTACCGGAATGGGCTGGCACTGCCAGGTGCTGCCTTGGCCTGCGATTTTGAAGGCACCACCTGCGGCTGGGAGGACGTCAGCACGTCTGGGTACCGGTGGCACCCAGGGTGGGGCAGAGGCTGGGTGCACGGCGCTGACCCCCCCTTCGACCACACGCTGGGCACCGACCAGG GCTGGTACATGAGCACCTCAGAGCAGCCAGCCAAGccgcctgccgcccctgcccgACTCCGCTCCCCGACCCTGAGCGACGCAGCCTCAACCTGTGAGCTCCGCGCCTGGTACAGCATGGCCGAGACAG GACTCAACGGGAGCTTCACATTGGAGTTGAGCCACGGCGGCCACGTTGTCCCCCTGTGGCGAAGCCCCGCCTCGTCCTCTGGTGcctggcgccccctgctggcctacacTGGAAGAGTCCGCGGTGCTTTCCAG GTGACCTTCTCCTCGGTGGCGAGCGTGGCGCTGGACGATGTGCAATTCAGGAACTGTGGCCCCCAAA GTTCCCGGAGCTGTGCCCCAGACGAGCGCCCGTGCCTGCCAAGCGGCTGCGTGGCCCCTGCCCGCCATTGTGATGGCACCGAGGACTGCAGCGACGGCAGCGACGAACAGGGTTGCG agaCCTTCTTCTCGTGCCCCTTCGAGGAGGACTGGTGCAGGTGGGCAGCGGATGCCAACCAGAGCCTCTCCTGGGCgaggaactgcagctcccaggtgCCGTCGTCCCCAGCCCGTCCCACCCGTGACCACACCACCAACACGCCGGAAG GGCACTTCATCTACGTTGCCGGCGCCCAGCCGGGCCGAGCTGAGCTGTTCAGCCCCACCCTGGTGGTGAACGGGTCCTGCCAT CTGGTGCTCTATGCCCACCTGCACGGGTCGGACGCCAACCGCCTGAACGTCTACTCCCAGACGGAGACGAAGAGGGAGCTGATCCTCAGCCGTGCCGGCGACCTGGGGGACTTCTGGTTCCGCCAGGAAGCCACTTTCAACGGCACCGAGGACTTCCAG ATTGTCCTTGAGGGCGTCATCGGGAAGGATCCCCAAAGCAGCATCGCTCTCGATGACCTGATCCTGTCTCCCGGTTGCATCCAGCAAAGCG GCCTGCTCTCCGCTCCCCGCACCGAGCAACCACCCGGACCGGTGCCCTGCAAGGACGACCAGTTTGCCTGTGACAGTGGGGCACGATGCCTCGGCAGCGAGCAAGTGTGTGACTTCAAGGCCGACTGCGACGACGACACtgacgagagccagtgtg GAGCCAGCAATTTCACCCATGGCACGGGCGGCTGGGCGGACGTCAGCGTGGGCCGGATCCAGTGGGTCAGCGCGGGGCGGGATCCTGCATCGCCcggcctgggcctgggccagGCTCCGGGGCAGATGCTCTCCCTGGCCAGGGCCACCACGCCGCTCCTGGGGCCTTCCAGCTGGGCCTGCGCCGTGGAGCTGCAGTTCAACACCGGCCCTCAAG ggtttctggctctggctgtcacCGACGCAGCGCCGGGCCAGTGGTTGTGGCACGCCCAGGGCAATGGCACCGCCGCCTGGCAGCACGCCACCGTGGCCCTGGGTGCGAGAGAACGGCCTTTCCAG CTGGAGCTCCTAGCGACGGAGGAGGATTTTGCCCTGGCCATCAAGAGCGTGGCCTTTCTGGACTGCGGTGCTTCTCTCTCGCACCCCTCAG GGCTGTCGTGCAACTTTGAGAGCAACCTGTGTGGGTGGTTTGCTGAGCCGGGCGACGGGTTTGAGTGGCGCCTCCACATTGGCCAGGACCACACGACGGGCAGAG GTTCTTTCCTCTCGGCGGACCCTGCGGCACCCGGATCCCGCGGCCGGCGGGCGAGGCTGGTCTCTGCCCCCCAAGCTTCGCTGACACTGTCCAACGCCTGCCTCTCCTTCTGGTACCGCCTGGAGGGGCCCCAGATTG gcaccttCAACCTGCTGGTGAAATCCGCCGGTGCCGCAGAGGAAGTTCTGTGGACCCGGGCGGGGACTCAGGGCGCCGCTTGGCGCCGTGCCTCGGCCACAAttccccagcatctgctgccCGGCTTCCAG GTGATCTTTGAGCTGCTCCGCGACGGCTTTGTGGGAACCGTGGCAGTGGACGACGTAGCACTGGCGCCCGGCCCCTGCGCCGCCCCCCTCCGCTGCAACTTTGAGGAGCCTCGCGCCTGCAATGTTTCGGGAGGAGGGTGGGTGCGGTGGCAGGGCGGCGGCACCTCAGGGCAAGGCCCGCTCCATGACCGCACCCTTGGCACGTCGGAGG GACACTACATGGTTGCCGACACCAGCGCCCTGGCAGCGGGAGAAGCGGCGCTGCTGTGGACGGGGACGTACCTGCCGCTGGGGGGCACCCACTGTGTCGGATTCTGGTACTACCTGAGCACTGGAGACGCAG GCTCTCTGCGCGCCTCCGTGGAGGAAGAGGGCAGGAGGCAAGCCGAGGCGCTGGCAGTGGGTTCAATGCGGCACGGGAGCTGGCGCTACGCAAATTTCACAGCGGAAGTTAGCAGCGAGTGGCAG GTGGCTTTTGCGGCAGAAGGCGATGGAGGGGCTGTGCCGTCGTATGTGGCGCTCGACGACCTTGAGGTGACACCGGGGAGCTGCCTCGGCGCTG GCTCATGCGATTTTGAATCCGGCACCTGTGGCTGGAGGAAGCCCCACGGTGATTGGTGGAGCTGGGATTGGGCCGGGGCGGGCGCCGACG GGCGCCACATCTCCGTCCAAGTGGGCACCGGACACCACGCCGCCCGCCTCACCAGCGAGACCCTTGAAGGCACCGGCTGCTTCCACTTCCGCTACCGCATGGCCTTCCAGGGGAAAAGTG cAGGCAATGCTGAGCTCCGGGTGCTCCTGTCCGGCCCGCAGGGGGAGCGTGTGGTCTGGCGGGCCGCCAGCCACCAAGGTTGGGCCTGGCGGGAGGAGAGGCTTCTCATTGACAGCGGTGGTGAGTTCCAG GTGGTGCTGGAAGTGGGCGCTGGCGATTGGTCCGGCACGGGTGCCATCGCGGTGGATGACGTAGCATACGTGGCAGGAGGTGGGTGCGAGGAGCGGCGCCAGGAGAGCAGTAGTGAAG GACCAGGTTCGGATCGTGGAGCTGCCCATCAGCGCGCCAACAGACTAGCCCCTTTCTCCCCAGAAGGATGCCTGCCTAGCtggcgggttgggctggatgaccctcagatCCCTTTCTGA
- the LOC114595142 gene encoding apical endosomal glycoprotein-like isoform X2 has protein sequence MARLWVLWGALLGWAGSPFPSWGAYGNSSASTCNFACDRWDCSDESHCGYRNGLALPGAALACDFEGTTCGWEDVSTSGYRWHPGWGRGWVHGADPPFDHTLGTDQGWYMSTSEQPAKPPAAPARLRSPTLSDAASTCELRAWYSMAETGLNGSFTLELSHGGHVVPLWRSPASSSGAWRPLLAYTGRVRGAFQVTFSSVASVALDDVQFRNCGPQSSRSCAPDERPCLPSGCVAPARHCDGTEDCSDGSDEQGCETFFSCPFEEDWCRWAADANQSLSWARNCSSQVPSSPARPTRDHTTNTPEGHFIYVAGAQPGRAELFSPTLVVNGSCHLVLYAHLHGSDANRLNVYSQTETKRELILSRAGDLGDFWFRQEATFNGTEDFQIVLEGVIGKDPQSSIALDDLILSPGCIQQSGLLSAPRTEQPPGPVPCKDDQFACDSGARCLGSEQVCDFKADCDDDTDESQCGASNFTHGTGGWADVSVGRIQWVSAGRDPASPGLGLGQAPGQMLSLARATTPLLGPSSWACAVELQFNTGPQGFLALAVTDAAPGQWLWHAQGNGTAAWQHATVALGARERPFQLELLATEEDFALAIKSVAFLDCGASLSHPSGLSCNFESNLCGWFAEPGDGFEWRLHIGQDHTTGRGSFLSADPAAPGSRGRRARLVSAPQASLTLSNACLSFWYRLEGPQIGTFNLLVKSAGAAEEVLWTRAGTQGAAWRRASATIPQHLLPGFQVIFELLRDGFVGTVAVDDVALAPGPCAAPLRCNFEEPRACNVSGGGWVRWQGGGTSGQGPLHDRTLGTSEGHYMVADTSALAAGEAALLWTGTYLPLGGTHCVGFWYYLSTGDAGSLRASVEEEGRRQAEALAVGSMRHGSWRYANFTAEVSSEWQVAFAAEGDGGAVPSYVALDDLEVTPGSCLGAGSCDFESGTCGWRKPHGDWWSWDWAGAGADGRHISVQVGTGHHAARLTSETLEGTGCFHFRYRMAFQGKSGNAELRVLLSGPQGERVVWRAASHQGWAWREERLLIDSGGEFQVVLEVGAGDWSGTGAIAVDDVAYVAGGGCEERRQESSSEGSSAPTLPWEAAVASAAACALFGGLLAWAVAHRCRKKCWPLEAPQFEAFDNVAFQDDQVRIVELPISAPTD, from the exons ATGGCACGCCTGTGGGTGCTGTGGGGTGCCCTGCTGGGCTGGG CTGGGTCTCCATTTCCTAGCTGGGGCGCCTATGGGAACTCAAGCGCCAGCACCTGCAACTTTGCCTGCGACCGCTGGGATTGCTCTGATGAGAGCCATTGCG GCTACCGGAATGGGCTGGCACTGCCAGGTGCTGCCTTGGCCTGCGATTTTGAAGGCACCACCTGCGGCTGGGAGGACGTCAGCACGTCTGGGTACCGGTGGCACCCAGGGTGGGGCAGAGGCTGGGTGCACGGCGCTGACCCCCCCTTCGACCACACGCTGGGCACCGACCAGG GCTGGTACATGAGCACCTCAGAGCAGCCAGCCAAGccgcctgccgcccctgcccgACTCCGCTCCCCGACCCTGAGCGACGCAGCCTCAACCTGTGAGCTCCGCGCCTGGTACAGCATGGCCGAGACAG GACTCAACGGGAGCTTCACATTGGAGTTGAGCCACGGCGGCCACGTTGTCCCCCTGTGGCGAAGCCCCGCCTCGTCCTCTGGTGcctggcgccccctgctggcctacacTGGAAGAGTCCGCGGTGCTTTCCAG GTGACCTTCTCCTCGGTGGCGAGCGTGGCGCTGGACGATGTGCAATTCAGGAACTGTGGCCCCCAAA GTTCCCGGAGCTGTGCCCCAGACGAGCGCCCGTGCCTGCCAAGCGGCTGCGTGGCCCCTGCCCGCCATTGTGATGGCACCGAGGACTGCAGCGACGGCAGCGACGAACAGGGTTGCG agaCCTTCTTCTCGTGCCCCTTCGAGGAGGACTGGTGCAGGTGGGCAGCGGATGCCAACCAGAGCCTCTCCTGGGCgaggaactgcagctcccaggtgCCGTCGTCCCCAGCCCGTCCCACCCGTGACCACACCACCAACACGCCGGAAG GGCACTTCATCTACGTTGCCGGCGCCCAGCCGGGCCGAGCTGAGCTGTTCAGCCCCACCCTGGTGGTGAACGGGTCCTGCCAT CTGGTGCTCTATGCCCACCTGCACGGGTCGGACGCCAACCGCCTGAACGTCTACTCCCAGACGGAGACGAAGAGGGAGCTGATCCTCAGCCGTGCCGGCGACCTGGGGGACTTCTGGTTCCGCCAGGAAGCCACTTTCAACGGCACCGAGGACTTCCAG ATTGTCCTTGAGGGCGTCATCGGGAAGGATCCCCAAAGCAGCATCGCTCTCGATGACCTGATCCTGTCTCCCGGTTGCATCCAGCAAAGCG GCCTGCTCTCCGCTCCCCGCACCGAGCAACCACCCGGACCGGTGCCCTGCAAGGACGACCAGTTTGCCTGTGACAGTGGGGCACGATGCCTCGGCAGCGAGCAAGTGTGTGACTTCAAGGCCGACTGCGACGACGACACtgacgagagccagtgtg GAGCCAGCAATTTCACCCATGGCACGGGCGGCTGGGCGGACGTCAGCGTGGGCCGGATCCAGTGGGTCAGCGCGGGGCGGGATCCTGCATCGCCcggcctgggcctgggccagGCTCCGGGGCAGATGCTCTCCCTGGCCAGGGCCACCACGCCGCTCCTGGGGCCTTCCAGCTGGGCCTGCGCCGTGGAGCTGCAGTTCAACACCGGCCCTCAAG ggtttctggctctggctgtcacCGACGCAGCGCCGGGCCAGTGGTTGTGGCACGCCCAGGGCAATGGCACCGCCGCCTGGCAGCACGCCACCGTGGCCCTGGGTGCGAGAGAACGGCCTTTCCAG CTGGAGCTCCTAGCGACGGAGGAGGATTTTGCCCTGGCCATCAAGAGCGTGGCCTTTCTGGACTGCGGTGCTTCTCTCTCGCACCCCTCAG GGCTGTCGTGCAACTTTGAGAGCAACCTGTGTGGGTGGTTTGCTGAGCCGGGCGACGGGTTTGAGTGGCGCCTCCACATTGGCCAGGACCACACGACGGGCAGAG GTTCTTTCCTCTCGGCGGACCCTGCGGCACCCGGATCCCGCGGCCGGCGGGCGAGGCTGGTCTCTGCCCCCCAAGCTTCGCTGACACTGTCCAACGCCTGCCTCTCCTTCTGGTACCGCCTGGAGGGGCCCCAGATTG gcaccttCAACCTGCTGGTGAAATCCGCCGGTGCCGCAGAGGAAGTTCTGTGGACCCGGGCGGGGACTCAGGGCGCCGCTTGGCGCCGTGCCTCGGCCACAAttccccagcatctgctgccCGGCTTCCAG GTGATCTTTGAGCTGCTCCGCGACGGCTTTGTGGGAACCGTGGCAGTGGACGACGTAGCACTGGCGCCCGGCCCCTGCGCCGCCCCCCTCCGCTGCAACTTTGAGGAGCCTCGCGCCTGCAATGTTTCGGGAGGAGGGTGGGTGCGGTGGCAGGGCGGCGGCACCTCAGGGCAAGGCCCGCTCCATGACCGCACCCTTGGCACGTCGGAGG GACACTACATGGTTGCCGACACCAGCGCCCTGGCAGCGGGAGAAGCGGCGCTGCTGTGGACGGGGACGTACCTGCCGCTGGGGGGCACCCACTGTGTCGGATTCTGGTACTACCTGAGCACTGGAGACGCAG GCTCTCTGCGCGCCTCCGTGGAGGAAGAGGGCAGGAGGCAAGCCGAGGCGCTGGCAGTGGGTTCAATGCGGCACGGGAGCTGGCGCTACGCAAATTTCACAGCGGAAGTTAGCAGCGAGTGGCAG GTGGCTTTTGCGGCAGAAGGCGATGGAGGGGCTGTGCCGTCGTATGTGGCGCTCGACGACCTTGAGGTGACACCGGGGAGCTGCCTCGGCGCTG GCTCATGCGATTTTGAATCCGGCACCTGTGGCTGGAGGAAGCCCCACGGTGATTGGTGGAGCTGGGATTGGGCCGGGGCGGGCGCCGACG GGCGCCACATCTCCGTCCAAGTGGGCACCGGACACCACGCCGCCCGCCTCACCAGCGAGACCCTTGAAGGCACCGGCTGCTTCCACTTCCGCTACCGCATGGCCTTCCAGGGGAAAAGTG GCAATGCTGAGCTCCGGGTGCTCCTGTCCGGCCCGCAGGGGGAGCGTGTGGTCTGGCGGGCCGCCAGCCACCAAGGTTGGGCCTGGCGGGAGGAGAGGCTTCTCATTGACAGCGGTGGTGAGTTCCAG GTGGTGCTGGAAGTGGGCGCTGGCGATTGGTCCGGCACGGGTGCCATCGCGGTGGATGACGTAGCATACGTGGCAGGAGGTGGGTGCGAGGAGCGGCGCCAGGAGAGCAGTAGTGAAG ggagcaGTGCCCCCACCCTGCCTTGGGAGGCTGCCGTTGCATCCGCAGCCGCCTGCGCCCTTTTTGGGGGGCTCCTGGCCTGGGCCGTCGCTCACCGCTGTCGGAAGAAGTGCTGGCCGTTGGAGGCGCCCCAGTTCGAGGCCTTTGACAATGTTGCCTTCCAAGAC GACCAGGTTCGGATCGTGGAGCTGCCCATCAGCGCGCCAACAGACTAG